From one Thalassobaculum sp. OXR-137 genomic stretch:
- a CDS encoding helix-turn-helix domain-containing protein: MNVSGRQIAAARVMAGLDQKTLAAAANVSVATLRRMEASDGNAAGLANNVAAVIRAIEEAGVELIPENGGGAGVRLRKGHDGPG, from the coding sequence ATGAACGTTTCCGGTCGGCAGATCGCCGCAGCCCGCGTCATGGCTGGGCTTGATCAGAAGACCCTGGCAGCCGCGGCCAACGTCTCCGTCGCGACCCTGAGACGAATGGAGGCGAGCGACGGAAATGCGGCAGGGCTGGCCAACAACGTCGCCGCTGTCATTCGAGCAATCGAGGAAGCCGGCGTCGAGTTAATACCGGAGAATGGCGGCGGCGCCGGGGTACGGCTTAGGAAGGGCCATGACGGACCAGGCTGA
- a CDS encoding lytic murein transglycosylase, translating to MDVPAAALRAGIRLLAGGVLLAGLGGPAGANEQPFDAWLDGVRQEARGRGVSDRILDASLTGIKPIPRIIELDRSQPEFKLKVDEYLSRVVTQGRIDYGRTLLQRHHELLDAVSKQYGVQKRFIVALWGIETDFGRITGGFDVVTALATLAYDGRRSEFFRKELMFALEILEQGHIAPKDMQGSWAGAMGQSQFMPSSFHLFAVDQDRDGDKDIWGSLPDVFGSIATYLSKSGWRDDITWGREVSIPAGFDKTAIAQETKKTLPQWEALGVRKVGGGELPGRAVEGRMVEVTQRDGSSRYFMAYENFETILKWNRSTYFAIAVGTLADALGAR from the coding sequence ATGGATGTCCCCGCGGCAGCACTGCGCGCGGGTATCAGACTGCTGGCGGGCGGCGTGCTGCTGGCCGGTCTCGGCGGCCCGGCAGGCGCCAACGAACAGCCCTTCGACGCCTGGCTCGACGGCGTGCGCCAGGAGGCGAGGGGCCGCGGCGTGTCGGACCGGATTCTCGACGCCTCGCTGACCGGCATCAAGCCGATCCCGCGGATCATCGAGCTCGACCGCAGCCAGCCCGAGTTCAAGCTGAAGGTCGACGAGTATCTCTCCCGGGTCGTCACCCAGGGCCGGATCGACTACGGCCGCACCCTGCTGCAGCGCCATCACGAATTGCTCGACGCGGTGTCGAAACAGTACGGCGTGCAGAAGCGCTTCATCGTCGCCCTGTGGGGCATCGAGACCGATTTCGGCCGCATCACCGGCGGCTTCGACGTGGTCACCGCCCTGGCCACCCTGGCCTATGACGGCCGGCGCAGCGAGTTCTTCCGCAAGGAGCTGATGTTCGCCCTGGAGATCCTGGAGCAGGGGCATATCGCGCCGAAAGACATGCAGGGCTCCTGGGCCGGCGCCATGGGTCAGAGCCAGTTCATGCCCTCCAGCTTCCACCTCTTCGCCGTCGACCAGGACCGCGACGGCGACAAGGACATCTGGGGCAGCCTGCCGGACGTGTTCGGCTCGATCGCCACCTACCTGTCGAAATCGGGCTGGCGCGACGACATCACCTGGGGCCGCGAGGTCTCGATTCCCGCCGGCTTCGACAAGACGGCGATCGCGCAGGAGACCAAGAAGACCCTGCCGCAATGGGAGGCGCTCGGCGTGCGCAAGGTCGGCGGCGGCGAGCTGCCCGGCCGGGCGGTCGAGGGCCGGATGGTCGAGGTCACCCAACGCGATGGCTCCTCGCGCTACTTCATGGCCTACGAGAATTTCGAGACGATCCTCAAGTGGAACCGCTCGACCTATTTCGCGATCGCGGTCGGTACGCTTGCCGATGCCCTGGGGGCACGGTAG
- a CDS encoding septal ring lytic transglycosylase RlpA family protein produces MLNSIAGRWVSALLLGVAVVLAGCAETELLVHTAKTAKSQNAAPATGYYKVGNAYQIQGVWYYPKEEWDYSETGIASWYGPGFHGKSTANGEVFNENALTAAHRTLPMPSIVRVTNLDNGRSIVVRVNDRGPFAHGRIIDMSRRSAQLLGFMNKGTAKVRVELLEPESLRERAAAQGLDYVPSPDPKLPSAPAPSAAPSGSVQVAVLNAPSGARTARGTPGATAIPAPAVTASVPAARAPATDTPRPLVSRTKPEATQIYIQAGSFEDPDNAQRLTGRLGAYFQGAHVKPAEVSGKTFYRVRIGPINEVDNADRLLERVIVAGYPGARIVLD; encoded by the coding sequence ATGCTGAATTCGATCGCCGGGAGATGGGTCTCGGCCCTCCTGCTGGGCGTTGCCGTCGTGCTCGCCGGATGCGCCGAGACCGAGCTCTTGGTGCACACGGCGAAGACCGCCAAGAGTCAGAACGCGGCCCCGGCGACGGGCTACTACAAGGTCGGCAACGCTTACCAGATCCAGGGGGTCTGGTATTATCCCAAGGAGGAATGGGACTACTCGGAGACGGGGATCGCCTCCTGGTACGGCCCGGGCTTCCACGGCAAGAGCACCGCCAATGGCGAGGTGTTCAACGAGAACGCCCTGACCGCCGCCCACCGCACCCTGCCGATGCCGAGCATCGTGCGGGTCACCAACCTGGACAACGGCCGCTCGATCGTCGTCCGGGTGAACGACCGCGGGCCCTTCGCCCATGGCCGCATCATCGACATGTCCCGGCGCAGCGCCCAGCTGCTCGGCTTCATGAACAAGGGCACGGCCAAGGTCCGGGTCGAGCTGCTGGAGCCGGAGAGCCTGCGCGAGCGGGCCGCGGCCCAGGGCCTGGACTATGTGCCGTCGCCGGACCCCAAACTGCCGTCGGCGCCGGCCCCCAGCGCCGCCCCGTCCGGCTCGGTGCAGGTGGCGGTCCTGAATGCGCCGAGCGGCGCCCGCACCGCCCGAGGCACGCCGGGGGCGACGGCGATCCCGGCCCCGGCGGTGACCGCCTCCGTGCCGGCGGCGAGGGCCCCCGCGACGGACACGCCGCGCCCGCTGGTCAGCCGCACCAAGCCGGAAGCCACCCAGATCTACATACAGGCCGGCTCCTTCGAGGATCCCGACAACGCCCAGCGCCTGACCGGCCGGCTGGGCGCGTACTTTCAGGGCGCCCATGTGAAGCCGGCCGAGGTCTCGGGTAAGACGTTCTACCGGGTCCGGATCGGCCCGATCAACGAAGTGGACAATGCCGACAGGCTGCTGGAGCGGGTGATCGTCGCCGGCTATCCCGGGGCGCGCATCGTTCTCGACTGA
- a CDS encoding D-alanyl-D-alanine carboxypeptidase family protein has translation MRVSILTRLATLILFLALAVPPAAEAARIETNAREAILLDYDTGQVLFQKNADELMPPASMTKIMTVFLAFERLADGRLHMDDEIPISEKAWRKGGSKMFVEIGSRVTVHDILRGIIVQSGNDASIALAEAIAGTEEAFAELMTEKAAEIGMKDATFRNSTGWPDPEHRITARGLATLAAETIRRFPDYYEIFSEETFTYNEIKQGNRNPLLYKGMGADGLKTGHTENAGYGLTASAKRGDRRLVLVVNGLDSVSQRSSESERMLEWGFREFDNYKMLERGEVIEQAAVWLGDEATVPLVTENELILTMPRAARKEMRVTVEYDGPIPAPIVKGQVLARMRIAAPDMEDRVVPLRAGTDVGKLGPLGRITSAVGHLIWGPSTGD, from the coding sequence ATGAGAGTCAGCATCCTCACCCGTCTCGCCACACTGATCCTGTTCCTGGCGCTCGCCGTCCCGCCGGCCGCCGAGGCGGCCCGGATCGAGACCAACGCGCGGGAGGCGATCCTCCTGGACTACGACACCGGCCAGGTGCTGTTCCAGAAGAACGCCGACGAGCTGATGCCGCCGGCCTCGATGACCAAGATCATGACGGTCTTCCTGGCCTTCGAGCGGCTCGCCGACGGCCGGCTCCACATGGACGACGAGATTCCGATCTCCGAGAAGGCCTGGCGCAAGGGCGGCTCCAAGATGTTCGTGGAGATCGGCTCTCGGGTGACGGTGCACGACATCCTGCGCGGCATCATAGTGCAGTCGGGCAACGACGCGTCGATCGCGCTGGCCGAGGCCATCGCCGGGACCGAGGAGGCCTTCGCCGAGCTGATGACGGAGAAGGCGGCGGAGATCGGTATGAAGGACGCCACGTTCCGCAACTCCACCGGCTGGCCGGATCCGGAGCACCGGATCACGGCGCGCGGCCTCGCCACCCTGGCGGCCGAGACGATCCGGCGGTTTCCCGATTACTACGAGATATTCTCCGAGGAGACCTTCACCTACAACGAGATCAAGCAGGGCAACCGCAACCCGCTGCTCTACAAGGGCATGGGTGCCGACGGCCTGAAGACCGGCCATACGGAGAACGCGGGCTACGGCCTGACCGCCAGCGCCAAGCGCGGCGACCGGCGGCTGGTCCTGGTGGTCAACGGCCTCGACAGCGTCAGCCAGCGCTCCAGCGAGAGCGAGCGGATGCTGGAATGGGGATTCCGCGAGTTCGACAACTACAAGATGCTGGAACGCGGCGAGGTGATCGAGCAGGCGGCCGTCTGGCTCGGCGACGAGGCGACCGTGCCGCTGGTCACCGAGAACGAGCTGATCCTCACCATGCCGCGCGCTGCCCGCAAGGAGATGCGGGTCACCGTCGAATACGACGGGCCGATCCCGGCGCCGATCGTGAAGGGCCAGGTCCTGGCCAGGATGCGGATCGCCGCACCGGACATGGAAGACCGGGTGGTGCCGCTGCGTGCCGGCACCGATGTGGGCAAGCTCGGCCCGCTTGGCCGGATCACCTCGGCGGTCGGACACCTCATCTGGGGACCGAGCACGGGTGACTGA
- the tmk gene encoding dTMP kinase translates to MTDAATPRRGRFITLEGGEGAGKSTQIAALCAWLAQRGITAVRTREPGGAPGAEEIRRLLVTGEPGKWDAITEALLMNAARRDHVVRTIRPALERGDWVVCDRFYDSTLVYQGVAGGVPMATLRSLIDMAVEDTRPDLTLILDIDPATGLSRAGARAGERTGGNDPAAETRFERKGAPFHAKVAQGFRALAADEPERCALIDATGSVETVAQAILSAVSARLSLG, encoded by the coding sequence GTGACTGACGCCGCGACGCCCCGGCGCGGGCGCTTCATCACCCTGGAAGGCGGCGAGGGGGCCGGCAAGTCGACCCAGATCGCCGCCCTCTGCGCCTGGCTGGCGCAGCGCGGCATCACCGCCGTCAGGACCCGCGAGCCGGGCGGCGCGCCGGGGGCGGAGGAGATCCGCCGCCTGCTGGTCACCGGCGAGCCCGGCAAATGGGACGCGATCACCGAAGCGCTGCTGATGAACGCCGCCCGGCGCGACCATGTGGTGCGCACCATCCGCCCGGCGCTGGAGCGCGGCGACTGGGTGGTCTGCGACCGGTTCTACGACAGCACCCTGGTCTATCAGGGCGTGGCCGGCGGGGTGCCGATGGCGACCCTGCGCAGCCTGATCGACATGGCGGTGGAGGACACCCGGCCCGACCTGACGCTGATCCTCGACATCGACCCGGCGACCGGGCTGAGCCGGGCCGGAGCGCGGGCAGGGGAGCGAACAGGGGGGAACGATCCGGCGGCCGAGACCCGGTTCGAGCGCAAGGGCGCGCCGTTCCACGCCAAGGTGGCCCAGGGCTTCCGGGCGCTGGCCGCCGACGAGCCGGAGCGCTGCGCCCTGATCGACGCCACCGGATCGGTGGAGACGGTCGCCCAGGCCATCCTCTCGGCCGTGTCCGCCCGCCTGTCCCTGGGCTAG
- a CDS encoding DNA polymerase III subunit delta' gives MSDTSDDSPQAEGLPTPAAATELFGHGDAERRLLEAWNSGRMPHAWLFAGPPGIGKATLAFRLAKFVLSGGGEAAGGLFGEALPPTSLSVDPEHLAVRQVSAESHPDLKILRRKPNDRGVMSAVIRVDDVRAFEGSLHFRTSSGGWRVAIVDEAEKMNRNAENALLKILEEPPSKTLIIIVSNALNAMLPTTRSRCRRLLLSPLEDEAVAALVSRAHPHLPRPDMDLILRLAEGSPGRAVEFVEAGGAELYRNVAKVLADLPEVSGENLHALAGSWGGRKPKEGEQDPFSTGTDLLLRWIDRAIRAANHAPGLHEIIPGDLEAGRIYVARIGVEAAFRRREAVQRLIRLESALNLDRKQVLIDAVHTLAFGEGLERRRA, from the coding sequence ATGAGCGATACCTCCGACGACTCCCCGCAGGCCGAAGGGCTGCCCACGCCGGCCGCCGCCACCGAGCTGTTCGGCCATGGCGATGCCGAACGCCGGCTGCTGGAGGCCTGGAATTCCGGACGGATGCCCCATGCCTGGCTGTTCGCCGGCCCGCCGGGCATCGGCAAGGCGACGCTGGCCTTCCGCCTGGCCAAGTTCGTGCTGTCTGGCGGCGGCGAAGCCGCGGGCGGCCTGTTCGGCGAGGCGCTGCCGCCGACCAGCCTGTCGGTCGATCCGGAGCATCTGGCGGTGCGGCAGGTCTCGGCGGAATCCCACCCGGACCTGAAGATCCTGCGCCGCAAGCCGAACGACCGCGGCGTGATGAGTGCGGTGATCCGAGTGGACGACGTCCGTGCCTTCGAAGGCTCGCTGCATTTCCGCACCAGCTCCGGCGGCTGGCGGGTGGCGATCGTCGACGAAGCCGAGAAGATGAACCGGAACGCGGAAAACGCACTTCTCAAGATACTTGAGGAACCGCCCTCCAAGACATTGATTATCATTGTTTCTAATGCGCTGAACGCCATGCTGCCGACCACCCGGTCGCGCTGCCGTCGGCTGCTGCTGTCGCCGCTGGAGGACGAGGCCGTCGCCGCCCTGGTGTCGCGCGCGCATCCGCATCTGCCGCGGCCGGACATGGACCTGATCCTGCGCCTGGCGGAGGGCAGTCCCGGCCGGGCCGTCGAGTTCGTGGAGGCCGGCGGCGCCGAGCTGTACCGCAACGTCGCCAAGGTGCTGGCCGACCTGCCGGAGGTGAGCGGCGAGAACCTGCACGCGCTGGCCGGGAGCTGGGGCGGGCGCAAGCCGAAAGAGGGCGAGCAGGATCCGTTCAGCACCGGCACCGACCTGCTGCTGCGCTGGATCGACCGGGCGATCCGGGCCGCCAACCACGCGCCGGGCCTGCACGAGATCATCCCCGGCGACCTGGAGGCCGGCCGCATCTACGTCGCCCGCATCGGCGTGGAGGCCGCCTTCCGCCGCCGCGAGGCGGTGCAGCGGCTGATCCGGCTGGAGAGCGCCCTGAACCTGGACCGCAAGCAGGTGCTGATCGACGCGGTCCACACCCTGGCCTTCGGCGAGGGGCTGGAACGCCGCCGCGCCTGA
- the metG gene encoding methionine--tRNA ligase, with amino-acid sequence MSPTYYITTPIYYVNDKPHIGHAYTTLACDVMARFKRLDGYDVMFLTGTDEHGQKVEKAAEAAGIDPQSFTDKVSQNFRDLAGVMGFSQDDFIRTTEPRHVKATQEIWRRLKDNGHIYLGAYAGWYSVRDEAFYTETEVKTVDGQKIAPTGAPVDWVEEPSYFFDLSKWQDKLLAFYEANPDFIAPESRRNEVISFVKGGLKDLSVSRTSFKWGIPVPGDEDHIMYVWLDALTNYITAAGFPDTSGTYAKFWPADVHMVGKDILRFHAVYWPAFLMGAGLEPPKRVFAHGWWTNEGQKISKSVGNVIDPLALVETYGLDQVRYFLMRDVPFGNDGDFSHRSMTNRMTSELANDIGNLSQRVLSMVAKNCGAAVPEPGAFAPEDEALLASADALLETVRKHFDAQAFHKGLEAIFDVVGAANRYVDEQAPWALRKTDPARMATVLYTLAETIRHAALLLQPVMPASCAKMLDQLAIPADARSFAHLGAAHRLVPGTPLPKPEGVFPRWVAPEETSA; translated from the coding sequence ATGAGCCCGACCTACTACATCACGACGCCGATCTACTACGTGAACGACAAGCCGCATATCGGCCATGCCTACACGACGCTCGCCTGCGACGTGATGGCCCGGTTCAAGCGGCTCGACGGCTACGACGTGATGTTCCTGACCGGCACCGACGAGCACGGCCAGAAGGTGGAGAAGGCGGCCGAGGCGGCGGGCATCGACCCGCAGAGCTTCACCGACAAGGTCAGCCAGAACTTCCGCGACCTGGCCGGGGTGATGGGCTTCAGCCAGGACGACTTCATCCGCACCACCGAGCCGCGCCACGTCAAGGCGACCCAGGAGATCTGGCGCCGCCTGAAGGACAACGGCCACATCTATCTCGGCGCCTATGCCGGGTGGTACTCGGTGCGCGACGAGGCGTTCTACACCGAGACCGAGGTGAAGACCGTCGACGGCCAGAAGATCGCGCCGACCGGCGCGCCGGTGGACTGGGTGGAGGAGCCGTCCTACTTCTTCGACCTGTCGAAATGGCAGGACAAGCTGCTCGCCTTCTACGAGGCGAACCCGGACTTCATCGCCCCGGAGAGCCGCCGCAACGAGGTGATCTCCTTCGTGAAGGGCGGGCTGAAGGACCTGTCGGTCAGCCGCACCAGCTTCAAATGGGGCATCCCGGTGCCGGGCGACGAGGACCACATCATGTATGTGTGGCTCGACGCGCTGACCAACTACATCACCGCCGCCGGCTTCCCGGATACCTCCGGCACCTACGCCAAGTTCTGGCCGGCCGACGTGCACATGGTCGGCAAGGACATCCTGCGCTTCCACGCGGTCTACTGGCCGGCCTTCCTGATGGGCGCCGGGCTGGAGCCGCCGAAGCGGGTCTTCGCCCATGGCTGGTGGACCAATGAGGGCCAGAAGATCTCCAAGTCGGTCGGCAACGTGATCGACCCGCTCGCGCTGGTGGAGACCTACGGCCTCGACCAGGTGCGCTATTTCCTGATGCGCGACGTGCCGTTCGGCAATGACGGCGACTTCTCGCACCGCTCCATGACCAACCGCATGACGTCGGAGCTGGCCAACGACATCGGCAACCTGTCCCAGCGGGTGCTGTCCATGGTGGCGAAGAACTGCGGCGCCGCCGTGCCGGAGCCGGGGGCCTTCGCGCCGGAGGACGAGGCGCTGCTGGCCTCCGCCGACGCGCTGCTGGAGACCGTGCGCAAGCATTTCGACGCCCAGGCCTTCCATAAGGGGCTGGAGGCGATCTTCGACGTGGTCGGGGCCGCTAACCGCTATGTGGACGAGCAGGCGCCCTGGGCGCTGCGCAAGACCGATCCGGCGCGCATGGCCACCGTGCTCTACACCCTGGCGGAGACGATCCGGCACGCGGCCCTGCTGCTGCAGCCGGTGATGCCGGCCTCCTGCGCGAAGATGCTGGACCAGTTGGCGATCCCGGCGGATGCGCGCAGCTTCGCCCATCTGGGGGCGGCCCACCGGCTGGTGCCGGGCACGCCGCTGCCGAAACCGGAAGGCGTCTTCCCGCGCTGGGTGGCGCCGGAGGAGACCTCCGCGTGA
- a CDS encoding TatD family hydrolase: MTETAVPTLVDSHCHLDFDDFAPELDEVVARAERAGIARMVTICTRIRRFERIRAIAERFPQVYCSVGTHPHQAGEERGIPAEEIVALARSYDKVVAIGECGLDYFYDNSPRDAQAEGFRAHIAAARETGLPLIVHTRDADEDTAAILEEEYAKGPFTGVLHCFSSGRELAMRAVDIGFYVSLSGIVTFKKSQDIRDIVADLPADRLLVETDAPFLAPPPHRGKRNEPAYVVHTHRVVAETKGLDEAESARITTQNFLRLFNRVPAPEGFEQAA, translated from the coding sequence GTGACTGAGACCGCTGTCCCCACCCTTGTGGATAGTCATTGCCACCTCGATTTCGACGACTTCGCCCCCGAGCTGGACGAGGTCGTCGCCCGGGCCGAGCGCGCCGGCATCGCCCGCATGGTGACGATCTGCACCCGGATCCGCCGCTTCGAGCGGATCCGCGCTATCGCCGAGCGCTTCCCGCAGGTCTACTGCTCCGTCGGCACCCATCCGCACCAGGCGGGGGAGGAGCGGGGCATCCCGGCCGAGGAGATCGTCGCACTCGCCCGCAGCTACGACAAGGTCGTGGCGATCGGCGAATGCGGCCTCGACTATTTCTACGACAACAGCCCGCGCGACGCCCAGGCGGAGGGCTTCCGCGCCCATATCGCCGCCGCGCGCGAGACCGGCCTGCCGCTGATCGTCCATACCCGCGATGCCGATGAGGACACCGCGGCGATCCTGGAGGAGGAATACGCCAAGGGGCCGTTCACCGGCGTGCTGCACTGTTTCTCCAGCGGCCGCGAGCTGGCGATGCGGGCCGTCGATATCGGCTTCTACGTCTCGCTGTCGGGCATCGTGACCTTCAAGAAGAGCCAGGACATCCGCGACATCGTCGCCGACCTGCCGGCCGACCGGCTGCTGGTCGAGACCGACGCGCCGTTCCTCGCCCCGCCGCCCCATCGCGGCAAGCGCAACGAGCCGGCCTATGTGGTCCACACCCACCGGGTGGTGGCCGAGACCAAGGGGCTGGACGAGGCCGAGAGCGCCCGGATCACCACGCAGAACTTCCTGCGGCTGTTCAACCGGGTTCCGGCACCCGAAGGGTTCGAGCAGGCGGCATGA
- a CDS encoding MBL fold metallo-hydrolase codes for MKITMLGCGASVGVPSLSGGWGACDPAEPKNRRRRCSLLVEKAGRRVLVDASPDLREQLLDAQVDSIDALLFTHMHADHTHGMDDLRPLFWTTRERIPTYADAVTWGDLMARFGYMVEAAPSSPPHFVPPLARHDIDEGVYEIAGMQVEVMRQDHGVSGESLGFIFDGKVAYSTDVAVLSEAQLDRLAGFGLDLWIVDCLREEESGAHASLAQATGWIARVAPKQAYLTHMNGRLDYAKTLAKCPPGVEPGYDGLVVEV; via the coding sequence ATGAAGATCACCATGCTCGGGTGCGGGGCCTCGGTCGGCGTGCCGAGCCTGAGCGGCGGCTGGGGCGCCTGCGATCCGGCCGAGCCGAAGAACCGCCGCCGCCGCTGCTCCCTCCTGGTGGAGAAGGCGGGCAGGCGGGTACTGGTCGACGCCTCGCCGGATCTGCGCGAGCAGTTGCTGGATGCCCAGGTGGACAGCATCGACGCGCTGCTCTTCACCCATATGCATGCCGACCACACCCACGGCATGGACGACCTGCGGCCGCTGTTCTGGACCACCCGGGAGCGGATCCCGACCTATGCCGACGCGGTGACCTGGGGCGACCTGATGGCCCGGTTTGGCTACATGGTGGAAGCCGCCCCGTCCTCGCCGCCGCATTTCGTGCCCCCGCTGGCGCGCCACGACATCGACGAGGGGGTCTACGAGATCGCGGGAATGCAGGTGGAGGTCATGCGCCAGGACCACGGCGTGTCCGGCGAGAGCCTGGGCTTCATCTTCGACGGCAAAGTGGCGTATTCCACCGACGTGGCGGTGCTGAGCGAGGCGCAGCTTGATCGGCTGGCGGGGTTCGGGTTGGACCTGTGGATCGTCGACTGCCTGCGCGAGGAGGAGAGCGGGGCGCATGCGTCGCTCGCCCAGGCCACCGGCTGGATCGCCCGCGTGGCCCCGAAACAGGCCTATCTCACGCATATGAACGGGCGCCTGGACTACGCGAAGACCCTGGCGAAGTGCCCGCCGGGGGTCGAGCCCGGGTATGACGGGCTGGTGGTGGAGGTTTAG